Proteins encoded together in one Phaenicophaeus curvirostris isolate KB17595 unplaced genomic scaffold, BPBGC_Pcur_1.0 scaffold_71, whole genome shotgun sequence window:
- the LOC138734304 gene encoding olfactory receptor 14A16-like — MSCVCPGLKVGAETLGKVFHVQRQQMSNSSSITQFLLLAFADTRELQLLHFCLFLGIYLAALLGNGLIITTIACDQQLHTPTYFFLLNLSLLDLGSISTTVPKSMANSLWDTKAISYAGCVAQIFLYVFLFSAEFSLLTIMSYDRHVAICKPLHYGTLLGSRACVHMAAAAWGAGFLAALLHTANTFSLPLCQGNALHQFFCEIPQILKLSCSDSYLREVGLLVVSVWLFFGCFLFIVVSYVQIFRAVLRIPSEQGRHKAFSTCLPHLAVVSLFLSTGFFAYLKPSSVSSPLVDLVVSVLYSVVPPALNPLIYSLRNRQLKDAVWKLITGWLSEARNCSSPSA, encoded by the coding sequence TGTTCCAtgtccagaggcagcagatgtccaacagcagctccatcacccagttcctcctcctggcattcgcagacacacgggagctgcagctcttgcacttctgcctcttcctgggcatctacctggctgccctcctgggcaacggcctcatcatcaccaccatcgcctgTGACCAGCAACTCCACACCCCCacgtacttcttcctcctcaacctctccCTCCTCGACCtgggctccatctccaccactgtccccaaatccatggccaattcTCTTTGGGACACCAAGGCCATTTCCTATGCAGGATGTGTTGCCCAAATCTTTctctatgtttttcttttttcagcagAGTTTTCTCTCCTTACCATCATGTCCTACGACCGCcacgttgccatctgcaaacccctgcactacgggaccctcctgggcagcagagcttgtgtccacatggcagcagctgcctggggtgctgggtttctcgctgctctgctgcacacggccaatacattttccctgcccctctgccagggcaatgctctgcaccagttcttctgtgaaatcccccagatcctcaagctctcctgctcagaCTCCTACCTCAGGGAGGTTGGGCTTCTTGTGGTCAGTGTCTGGTTATTTTTtggctgttttcttttcattgtggtgtcctacgtgcagatcttcagggctgtgctgaggatcccctctgagcagggacggcacaaagccttttccacgtgcctccctcacctggccgtggtctccctgtttctcaGTACTGGCTTTTTTGCCTACCTGAAGccttcctctgtgtcttctccaTTAGTGGACCTTGTGGTGTCAGTTCTGTactcagtggtgcctccagcactgaaccccctcatctacagcttgaggaaccggcagctcaaggatgcagtgtggaaactGATAACTGGATGGCTCTCTGAAGCAAGGAACTGCTCATCaccttctgcatag
- the LOC138734305 gene encoding olfactory receptor 14A16-like, with the protein MSNSSSITQFLLLAFADTRKLQLLHFCLFLGIYLAALLGNGLIITTVACDHHLHTPMYFFLLNLSLLDVGAISTTVPKSMANSLWDIRAISYMGCVAQVFLFIFLFGAEYSLLTIMSYDRYVAIFKPLHYGTLLGSRACVHMATAAWGAGFLYALLHTANTFSLPLCQDNAVDEFFCEIPQILKLSCSDSYLREAGLLSGSSCLVFGCFMFIVVSYVQIFRAVLRIPSEQGWQKAFSTCLPHLAMVSLFISTAGFAYLKPPSFSSPLLDLVVSLLYSVVPPALNPLIYSLRNQQLKDAVWKLITGWFYQAINCSSSSP; encoded by the coding sequence atgtccaacagcagctccatcactcagttcctcctcctggcattcgcagacactcggaagctgcagctcttgcacttctgcctcttcctgggcatctacctggctgccctcctgggcaacggcctcatcatcaccaccgtcgcctgtgaccaccacctccacacccccatgtacttcttcctcctcaacctttCACTTCTTGATGTGGGCGCCATCTCaaccactgtccccaaatccatggccaattccctctgggacaTCAGGGCCATCTCCTACATGGGATGTGTTGCCCAAGTTTTTCTATTTATCTTCTTGTTTGGTGCAGAGTATTCTCTTCTCACCAtcatgtcctacgaccgctacgttgccatcttcaaacccctgcactacgggaccctcctgggcagcagagcttgtgtccacatggcaacagctgcctggggtgctgggtttctctatgctctgctgcacacggccaatacattttccctgcccctctgccaggacAATGCTGTGGAcgagttcttctgtgaaattccacagatcctcaagctctcctgctcagatTCCTACCTCAGGGAGGCTGGGCTTCTTAGTGGCAGTTCCTGTTTAGTATTTGGCTGTTTTATgttcattgtggtgtcctatgtgcagatcttcagggctgtgctgaggatcccctctGAGCAGGGATGGCAGAAAGCCTTTTCcacgtgcctccctcacctggccaTGGTCTCCCTTTTTATAAGCACTGCAGGGTTTGCCTATCTGaaacctccttccttctcctctccactCTTGGACCTGGTGGTGTCATTGCTGTACTCCGTGgtgcctccagcactgaaccccctcatctacagcttgaggaatcagcagctcaaggatgcagtgtggaaactAATAACTGGATGGTTCTATCAAGCAATAAACTGCTCATCATCTTCTCCATAG
- the LOC138734306 gene encoding olfactory receptor 14A16-like has translation MSNSSSITQFLLLAFTDTWELQLLHFWLFLGIYLAALLGNGLIIITITWDHHLHTSMYFFLLNLSLLDLGSISTTVPKSMANSLWDTKAISYMGCVAQVFLYAFLISAEYSLLTIMSYDRYFAICKPLHYGTLLGSRACVHMAAAAWGAGFLNALLHTASTFSLPLCKDNAVDQFFCEIPQILKLSCSHSYFREICLLVVSVLVAFGCFVFIVVSYVQIFRAVLRIPSQQGRQKAFSTCLPHLAVVSLFISTGMFSSLKPLSISSPSLDILVSLLYSVLPPALNPLIYSLRNQQLKGAMRKLITGWFSEAMNNSQLSA, from the coding sequence atgtccaacagcagctccatcacccagttcctcctcctggcattcacAGACAcatgggagctgcagctcttgcacttctggctcttcctgggcatctacctggctgccctccttggcaacggcctcatcatcatcaccatcacctgggaccaccacctccacacctccatgtatttcttcctcctcaacctctccCTCCTCGACCtgggctccatctccaccactgtccctaaATCCATGGCCAATTCTCTTTGGGACACCAAGGCCATTTCCTACATGGGATGTGTTGCCCAAGTCTTTCTCTATGCCTTTCTCATTTCAGCAGAGTATTCTCTTCTCACCAtcatgtcctacgaccgctactttgccatctgcaaacccctgcactacgggaccctcctgggcagcagagcttgtgtccacatggcagcagctgcctggggcgctgggtttctcaatgctctgctgcacacggccagtacattttccctgcccctgtgcaAGGACAATGctgtggaccagttcttctgtgaaatcccccagatcctcaagctctcctgctcacactcctactTCAGGGAGATTTGCCTTCTCGTGGTCAGTGTCTTAGTAGcatttggttgttttgttttcattgtggtgtcctatgtgcagatcttcagggctgtgctgaggatcccctctCAGCAGGGACGGCAGAAAGCCTTTTCcacgtgcctccctcacctggccgtGGTCTCCCTCTTTATCAGCACTGGAATGTTTTCCAGCTTGAagcccctctccatctcctctccatccctggacatTTTGGTGTCATTGCTGTACTCAGTGttgcctccagcactgaaccccctcatctacagcttgagaaaccagcagctcaagggtGCAATGAGGAAACTGATAACTGGATGGTTCTCTGAAGCAATGAACAACTCACAACTTTCTGCATAA